The Theobroma cacao cultivar B97-61/B2 chromosome 2, Criollo_cocoa_genome_V2, whole genome shotgun sequence genome includes the window ATTGAAATTAGGCTTGGAATAACCAACAAggagtttttttaaaaaaaaattagtagttGCATTATATTATCCTAAAGAAGacaataaagaaagaaaaattaggaGAGACGATAAGATTTGTGGTATCTTGTCGTGTAGGTAATGTTTTTACCGCAAATGCAAATAGAATTGAATATGCAAAAGGCATTTATTAGCATATGGCTATCATACACAAAAGAATATTCCTTCCCCTTTGATTCGGGAAATGAGAATACCACCATTTTAGGTTATAATATAGCTTTCTGTATTCATATggctgcttttttttttttctaatatttgttGTCTCATTTTCATGGAAAGGCCAGTTgcccattttcattttcaaattataataTGAGATAGatatatgaaataaatttgGTTATCCCACGCCACCTACAAGCTTGCATAAATACTTGTACTTTGGTCAGGCTGCCATCAATGAACAATTCTAAAGCCTAAATTGCTCCTTTTCTGTTGGTTTTACTCCCCATTCTTTGTAAAAGTGATTGAATATCTTCGTCTGTAAACTCATTTTCAGCTTTTAGCATATGCTGAAAGTTCCTGTATAAAACTTAAAAtcctaaaataaattaatctaACTAAAACTCTTTATGAGATATCAAACAAATAGACTGTTGTATGAATAAATTTTCAGATGAAGAAAATGATTATATCTGTAACAATAGCCCTACACTGTTTAGAACCACCACACCAATTGCTTCCGATGCTCTTGCCATATCACCACAGGTAGCCATCAAGATGGAATCGAAGGCCAAAGGTTAATTGGATGGAGCAGCAGTGTTGTTCGCCCTTTCTTTCACCATGGTCTTAACAAAGAGCTCCCCTGCCCTATATGAGGATCGAACCTGCATCAGGGAAGTGCATATAagaatttttcctttttaacatattttgcAGTATTGGGAGTCTTGATGGACGAACTCAAGCAGAAGTTAGTATAACAATTAGGGgcccaaaaaaagaaacaatgtCTCGACAAGTGATGCACAGTAGGCAGGTAGCAGACTCTTCATTCTGTAGCCAATTTCGAAGAAACTCAAATTGATTTGATTAGAACAGTGGAATCTCAGATTACTTCAATCTGGTAAGTATAAGTTCCTTTCTATGTTCATTCAATGGTGATTTGAAATCCATGATATGCTAGCACAATCATCATCTATAGCAATGAATCACAAAGAGATTACCAAGGGCCCACTGGCTACATAACGAAATCCGATCAACTCCCCATATTCCTTCCAGAAAGCAAACTTTTCAGGTGTAACATATTCTTTGACAGTCAAATGGAGTGGTGTAGGCTGCAGAAACACAAGTGCATTTAAGTTAATACTAAGTTTCACTCTCAGATAAGTTACAACGATTATAATGCTGATAGTCTGACACTGATAAATTATGAAGTGACAACTTCAGCTATTATGGATATCGACTAAGGTAGGTTGGTCAACACAGGAGCAGTGGTAAGCTTAAACAGTCTTTCGCAACATCatgatgataatgatgatTAAATAACAAAGACACAACTTGAGCCACTAGAGAAACATCAACTAATTTAAGAATATGAAAAGCAGGAGCCACTAATCGTTAACAATCTTTAGCACAGCACGAAAATTAGTATCAACTAATCATGTCCAAACACTGCTAGATCACCCGCAATTAAGGTCTGATATAGGCAGGATTCAAGCTAACTAGGTCCATCTATCTTCCAGCCAAAGTTCCCATGCTTGGGCATTTTCTTACGCTAGACATATTTGCTTGTAAAATTTACCTGTAGATATTGTCCAAGTGTGAGAATATCAACATCTATAGCCCTTAAATCAGCTAGGGCTTCctttaactcatcatcagttTCTCCAAGGCCAAGCATTATAGAAGATTTTGTTATCATTCCTTCTTTGCTGAGCTTCGCATGTCTTAGAACTGACAAGCTCTGCTCATACCTgcaaaattaaacaaagttGACTCTTAACTAGCAAGTACAAGCACAATGATTTTGGTTCTCAGAAAACTGACTTCCAAACTGTTCAAAGCCTTGTGCTCTAAATACTTTAGAAGCCATCATATTGCCTCAATATTTGATTGCTAAATGTGTAATTGAAGTAACAGTTCCATAATTTAGTAAAGCACTAATGTAATTGTAATTTATGCTATgaacaaaagcaaaagaaaaagaaaacggAAAGCAGAAAAAATTCAAAGCATTTGTCTTATCTGACCCAAGAAATGCTAATTAGGAAGTTCTTGGGTCAAACTAGATGGCATGTATGAAATCCTCCCTGGCTAGCATCAAAGTTGCACCAACTAATTTCTTGGGTTAAGTAGTGTTCCAACAACTTTAAATGGTTGAGACTATATAAGAATCTAGAATCTTCCCACAAGAAATGTTGTAATACAAGCCTACTGTTGGCATTGGAGCATTTCCCCCCGTGAACAGAACATTGACCATATCTCCCTGTATGAACATCAGCTTCCTCTCCAAATTGAATCCAAGTTTATAAATCCCATCAGCATTTAGTTCCTCTTCAAGATTAGCTCTATTGCTCCAGAAGTGGGCTGTGGGTGGTACTCAAGATCTGCAAGTGCTTGAGACTACCAAGAAAATTAAAGGACCAACACCAGCATACGACAGtactattttgttttaaaacctTAACTTCTAGGTGAAATAGCTCATTTAAactatttttgtttcttatttaattatgaCAATGCCCTAACACCTACATAGTTGAAGTGGAATGATGCTGTCCAACCATCATAGATGAGTGCACGACTTACCCAGCCCGAGGATCCCTGACAATTCTTTGGAGCCGTTTCACAGTTTCAATGTTGTGAGCAAAGACATCTAATCCTGAGTGTACCAGAATGTCTACAGCTTTCAAATCACCTCGGAAATCAGAAGTTAAACACTCAACCATGATCTCTGGCTTGAGTTTCTGTATGTAGTCATATACAACCCATTATATTCCAAACTCTTCCTTTATGATATGCATAGAAAACCTAAGAATAAAAATGCAGCTCAATGCTATAGCAAGGTAGATATACAACCTTCATCACTTGGACCGTCTCAGCAAAATGTCCACTTCCACCATCAGGTAAATCATCACGATCTACGCTAGTCAGAACAATATAATCCACACTGCAGAAACAACAGCACTGAATCAAAAATTATGAAGATAGCACTCTTTTTAGATGAATTGATAAACGATGAAGATGTGTGTCAGTGTGTGGTAGGAACATTAAGCACTGGGTAAAAGAATTGAGTAAAGCATAATCATTCTTAAATAATGGGAGCTTAACAAGGCAAGTAATAAAAGACagcaaattttttataaagccTACCCCCAACTCGCAATGGCCTTAGCTGTATTTTCAGGTTCCATGGGGTCAGGCGGTGCCGGGTTCCTACTGGTTTTAACAGCACAAAACCGACAACCCCGTGTGCAAGTGTCCCCAAGCAACATTATTGTCGCAGTTGCAATGCCATCCCCACCTCCATTCCAACACTGTCTTGCAAAattaattacttaaaaataCTTCTTAGTTAActagccaaaaaaaaaaagttaaaaaagaagaagagaagagagaaTATACCTCTCCAATGTTGGGGCACTGTGCTTCCTCACAAACAGTATTGAGATTCAACCGAGAGAGAGATTGTTTAACGTCATCGAACCTCTGCCCCTGAGGAGCTTTCTGCCTCAGCCACTCCGGCTTCTTTACGTTAGGATCTCTGCCCGTAAAGGGACCCATCTTTGGCATCCCACCTGGGTATGGCCCGTTTTTGGCGTCCGACTCCATCAGCTTCCCGGCCGCAGATAATGAAGTGGGTTGTGGTCTTTTGACATCAATCTTCGACGCTGAATCCGAAGATTCACACCGGATTTTCACCTGTGAATACGACCATGATGGTTTAGAAGGTTTTGGGATGGGGATTGAAGCTGAGATTGAAGGTTTTGACATTGATACCGacattttcacttttttttacaACACCAAACTGGAAAATGGAAAGAGGAATAGAGTAGGGAGGTGAGCCGATGTTAATGTGTTAATTGTTGAGCATCccagatttttgtttttcaggAGGCCGTTGCTTTTGGGGGGCTTTGTTTTGTCCGCCTAACATAAGTTACCTTGCTTTGTTTTGTCTTGTCTCCGTGGTTTCTGTTTAAGTTTGGTTCACCTTGGTAGTTGGCCTGTTGTTGTCACTGAACCCAAATGAATTAAAGAATTGTTTGCACTTTCCTCGGGCCagtgagaaaggaaaaacaaagagaatTATATCATGATCTCGTactaataagaaataaaaaaaatcttaatatCTTTAAGTTATAAATATCAATACGTGATAAATAATATCAGAACTTACCAACTCTTAATTTTCTCTATGAGATTGATGTGAGACATTAGAGATATTAAGATGGAAGAACAAAGTAAGGTCGAACCAAGACAAACCCTTTctctaagggtaaaatgagTCGATTTCTGGTtgcataaaagaaaatatcacGTCTTATAAGTAAAAATCTTCCTCTATCTAATAAGTATGtccttttaattaaaaatgtaaagtCAAAACAATTACACTAGCGGAATCATTGCATTCAGCACAAAACGCATTGATAAAATAAACCTGGCTTGCTTTAACATACAGAATAAAATGCTACTCCTAACCAAATGACAACGTCTAAGTGCATCTCGAGCAATTTCAAGATACAAAACTATCACAGTTCTTACACAAGTTTGAAGTTCATTTGAATTGTGTAAAAATTGCTTACGACCTACCACATAAGGGATGAActcatcaaaattttagagTTTAAATAACCCGGAACAACATTGCTAACGAACATCAATTTTGGGTACATTTTTGGGTAGGGACCAAACTCTGGCAtcctcaaacttttctttgcacctaaattcattttaattgCAATGGCATTATGAAATCAAGCAGCATCAGATGAATGCTCACTAGAATCTTCTGAATCTGAACTGTCAACCATCTTCTCAAGTGAATCCATATCCCCAGCTTCAGAGAAAGTGTGCAGCCTAAGTTTGTCTGCATCCTCGctgagaaaaagagagaatgatTAGGTATTTCATACAGGGTATGAgtcttgatttttgttttgagtATGCCATGAAAGTTGGAATAGGGAAAGCTATATGAAACATGGCATCTGCTagtatttcaatttatttccatCATTTTAGTAAGAATCACATGTAGAATGGAAGTTAAATGGATAAGTCTTACTCTGTAACCCCAAATATTTCCTTGACAATTAAGGAGCTATCCCTTGAACAGAACTCCGGCAACTGGTccaaaatttcaacaaaagcataatcaatttaatatcgtgcataaagaaaaagaaatcacATGTTAACCTAGCTTTAACCATGCAAATACATTTCGAAGCCTCAAAAGAAGAGGCAAGTAAATGGTCACTCaggatgaaaaaaaaaagtagattCTAGAATTAATGGATTGGTGGAGGCTTGTAACCAGGGTATTTGACAACGAGAATGCCATGTGCTTGTTTGGTGCAAGATAATTTTTATCCATTCTCCTTAATGCATTCCATattcatgtttttcttttctcatattttgactttaataatagtaattagtCAAACTTCAAAACGAACATCCATATAGTAGCTCTCAgtatataaaacaattcatccttgttccaaatcatttcAGAGACAATAAAACAGACACCATTATAAAGCCCATAATACTTTGCAAATCATTCAACTGTCACAAGTAACAGCACATCTTCAAGAAAGCAGCAAAACCACTAATAGTTCaccaaaatatttcaaaaatgtcACTGGCTTTTACCTATGGACAATCAAGTATAATATacatcaaatatgtatatgatatatttatttcattaagAAATGCAGACAAAATCCAGCAGAAATGATGGCATTAGGAAAGAGGACCTGAAGCTGTGTGTTTAACAACATACCTCAGATAGATACAAGACCTTCCCAAAAAGGCCTTGCACAGCAAGCTTTCTCTTAAATCCCTTTTCTGTAAATCCTGACATGTCCATGACAACTGGGCCTGAAAAGTAAAGACAATTTAGCAGCATCAGATACAAAACTCTTAACATGAATGATGAATCATGTAAAATTTCACAGAGACTGCAATAAGGCAGATTTAAAAACAACATGAAAGCAAAGTTGACATTCTGAATCAGAATTTTCCAAAATATGTATCACCATCAAAACCACCTATATTTTCACTCATGGTTACCAAACTTACAAAGGAAAATTACGACACATATTATCATTAGATCATCATTATATTGGGCAAAAGGCCATGGTCCATACCAGGATCACACAAATAAGAGAAGCAGCAGTGCTGACAATTACCTTTTTCACGCACAATCCGTCTTGagatttcatttaaaatttcagcAACGTGGGAATCATCCAGAATAGAAACTTTCCTGAGCTGAATTAAGCTGGCAACCAAATCTGCACTCCATGGTTTCTCATTCAATGAATACCTAATGTACTTGCGTAAAATCTCCTCCATGCTAAAACCTGTCTGGATATGGATTAGCAGTTGCTATTAAAACTCAAATGGCATGCATAGTATGCaagaaaataacaacaaaatgTTTGCATAAGTGTGTGTGTAAACATCTTGATCAGCATATCAATTATTTCCTAGAAGCTGCTAAAACCATACATGAGAGGTAAAACCAAGCTCAATAAAAGATTTCTAATGTAATGATTTTTTGCTAATAAAATGTTCTCCAAAAGGAAAActcttatgaaaaaaatgttaaacGATTCATTGGTATGGATTTCCAGCATAATATATGGTATGCTTGAAGATGGatcttatttttttccctcttcAAAAGGAATTTTAGATCTAACATTAGGAGTCATGTCTCTGGAGATATGTGACCTGCAGGACTCACTTAAGCACTACAAGCAAGGAACTAGAGAAATTTCTATAGGAAGATTGGAACAGGTAACACCTCAGCATTTTGACGTTACCCTTCTTTACTTCCATGCAAGACACTGTTCATATAGGTTGGCTGGATATTTGCAGAATTGGGTCTCACCTTTTGAACTAATCCCTTTAGTGCTGATTGATCTATTGCATCACTTCCTTGCTGAAACAACTCATCTATTGATTTGCAAAGCATTGCATTTTTATTAACCTGAAAAACCATCCCCTATTAGTATAACaatttaagaaatatgtaaAATCGATTTCAAATACTACATCAACccaattaacaaattaaaacacaaaaaaatgTACAAATAGTATGGTCGAACTaaccaatttctttcttttgtgcCTGGGAGAAGTGAATTTCTTAACAGTCTTGACAAAAGCAATGACAAAAGTGATACCAGCATAAGCTAAAGGAACAGCAAGAATCCAAGGCAAAGAGCTGGTCCCAACTCTGGGCCCAGGAATGGCTTGAGTGACAGAACCAGTGAACTCAACAAGGTCCAATGCCTTCTCCTGAATCCACGGCAATTCCTCCTCAACGTCCACCTCCACTTCTTCCGTGTCTTTCTCAACTActtctttcttgttttctctttggttttttgaTGGGACCGCATTTCCGCCGCTCTTCGCCGCCGCAGCGGTAATAGAACGGGATAAATTGGGTCTTCTTGGGATCAAATGAGGGATTGATAAGAACGAGGAGCGAAACGGACGGCCGGCAATTTTGGGTCGAGAGAGGAATTGGGAGGAAGAGTAAGAACAAGTGAATGAATGAGAAGTAGTAGATGAAGAAGCAAGAAACGCCATGGAGCAAATGGAAGTTTCGTTTCAGCACACCCGCTAAATCAGAGCCAAAGCTCCACTGTCCAAAAGGGCTAATGGCCCGGCAtgggttttgttttgtttggatttttttttttcttttatcttttggattttttttttcttcctttaacttTAACTTTCCACCGAAGTAAGCACTCGCCAATCGCCatgtcttttttttgttaatttttttgccATAAAACTAAAGCAGTCCCTATGTTAAGTAAGCCCAGATTAATTAATGatgataataaattaataacaatttaatttaattgcaTGACAACAATTTCAATAAGATTAACTTTATCGTAGATTGacgataataataatagtaatgaTGATAATCgaacaaaaatttttgaattcatacaaagaaaaaatgaaatatataaaaaaaaatatcttgtaataaaattaaaatataatcataGCATTTTCGaacacataattaaaaaattctaacataaatttaaattctatctaaaaaattgattctttGAGACTTTTCTTGATCTACTAGAATTGACATTATCCACTGAAAATTACTACTATTACTAGTTCTAGTACTTTAATTACTAATAACAATAGTTTCAAAGCATTGTAGTCCATCGAAGATTGGTGCTAGTGCCGGTGCTCTACGTCTGGACTCCCTTGTTTGTGCCATCTGCAGGCGGTTGATGAAGCCGTTCTTTTTGTCGTCGGGGACTGCCTTTGTTACCCCTGAATTACCCAACTCTGTTGCCTCGTTTTTCACCATCGAGCTCTGTGGCAGAGGCACACCAAATTCATCCCCAAAGTAATCAGGGCATATTGCAAGGCTCAGTGAACCGAAAGCCGACATTGTTTGAGTGAGCTCACAAAGGATTAGAGTTGCTGCAGCACGATTACCAGGGCGACTTCGAGAATGCAGAAGGGTCAAGAAAACTGAAAACAAAAAGCTGATTGAGTTATGCATAGAAGGCAACGCCTCCCTTTTATATATAGAGAGCGGAGAAAATCATAATCCTAATTCTCAACGAATTAAGATGAGAGAAGAGAAAACCATAATCCTAATTCTAAACGAATTAAGAATTGGAAGGGCAggctaattttatttttatttcttttcttttactcCAAGCAAGAACTCGGGAATTTTACAAGCCCACTTGACAGGAGGAATAAAATTATtgacccccccccccccccccccttttttttttttttttaaaaaaaaaaaccccctAACATTATAAACTGCCTTAATAAGTCAgctgataaaattttaaaatccaaaCAAGTACAACCTTTTCAAATATTCTATGAACAATAAATGAAGCAAAACAGTAAATAACAAAGACTACCAGGGCGATCAAATCCCAGAACACTGCTtcaattttctaaattgaAATACAATTTCACTAGCTCCAGCCTTCTGCAGCTCAAGTTCCAGAAAAATAACATTCTGAGATGACAATTCAGAACATTAATTGCTCGCACTTTGCTTACTAATGCAACCACCTTAATTTTTATCAGCTGACAATCCCAAAGAGCAAGCCCATCACTTTCAGCACAGAAATTTATCATTAGTCTGTTTTTGCCATCCTCCAATTCACACAATGGTGTTTAGGTGTCTGTTCTTCCTTCCATTTGGTtcattaaaagaaagaatacgAAAGATTGCagcaaaaattgttttttatttgaataacATCATTTTGAAAAGATGTATGCAGGCACCCAAATATGATCATCATTGATGAAaactaaaatactaaaattatcTATCAGAATAGCCTATGCATATAATATTGTATTTTCCTTCTAACCAGAATTGGCAATGAAAAATGTaaaaggaattaaaattttgccCTAAAGCTTTGGTTTTGGGCTCTGAGATTCCTTGAGCCATATAGGAGGATAAATTCTGTATTCTTGGGTTGGCTCCTCTTCTTTCTTGTCTCCGTCTTTCTCTTCAAGAATGTCTTTAGGAAATGCATCAGGGTTACCTTTGATACAGTTCTGCAAGGCTATGAATGGATGCACACAATCTGAACCCtgtgaaagaaaaatttttcgATATATTAGTGCCTATGCAGAAGTTCTACAAAGATAGAGCTGACAGAATGTTGAAGCATTATCCTCTTTGCCAAACAAAGCTCTGGTATGAACAATTTTTAAAAGCAAACCATTCAGCTtataatattttcaagaaGCTCCAATCATAGAATTAACTTGTCTAAATGTGACAGCATCTATCTCCCCTACTCAACAAGTCGAGCCTACCCTTAGCCACATTACCCCATGCTCAAGGGTGGACATCATCCAGATATAATTGCCAAAAGGTTACAGATATAAGTTCAGAATGGTAGCAAACGCCACAGATGGTCACATACAACAAGAATTGAAAATATTGGAGTTATATTTAAAATGGTTAAGCAGTTAGGGAAGCTCATCTGTGAACCATTTAGATTCGCAGCCAAATACATAAAACCAACCGCATGCCTTGCACTGAAGTGAAACAAAAATAGTTGTAAACCTATGCGGAGACTTCACTATCTATACAATATATTTACTCTATTCACAGCTTCAACTTGGAACATGATGTTAATAATAGGTTCATTTTATAAttcatttctttgttttgtaaCAATTGAAGTGACATACCAGCTTTGAATTTAAGCCGACGGATACACATAGGACAGATTAGATTAATAAGAATAATGTTCAACATGATAAAAGAAGCCAATTTTCTCTGCAATGGGCTCGAATCACTCACAATTATTAACTTATTACCTTTTCTTCAACGGTACTTTTGAGAAAACAAAGGAACGCCTCTGTAAATTGAACCCCGCACGCTCCATTCCGCAGCTCAGCTACACAGGGGCATTCTAATGCTTTCTGTGCCTGCGCATCAAGAGACTGGAAAAACCCCATTTAATTTTACAACATGTTAGGTGACCccccaaagaaaaacaaacagAAGAGGAACTTATAGCCTTCAAAAGTGAACCAACCTGATTCTCATCATTGCCAAAAGCCGCAGCTTCTGTAAAGGCAAGAGACAATAGTATTGTCAAGTATTCTAGTAAAAACGGCTTAACATGGCAGGGCAAAACGAGCACAACATAAACTAAGCCAAAATCTTTTGGAACTGAGGTTTttattttcctcttctttcAGACATTTTCACGAACAAACGAAACTCATGATTGGTCACGCGTCGTACAAGGAATAACAGACAATTAGTATTAGTAATAGAAATATAAATTACGGAAAAGGGAAGTAGCAACCTGCAATAAGAGAATCCATGGAAGCGAGAGAGGAGGACTGCTGGATTCGAGCTTGATCATCAATTGCAGCTGCCACCGCTACATCGCTTTGAACTTGACCCATCTCCCCCATTTTTCATTCCCTTTCGACACTTTTACCCAATACAAAGATCATGTCCCTTCATTGGTAGCGATCTTTTGCTTTGACTTTGACTTCACTTCAATTttgcttttggttttttgttatggtattttgttttgtttttttttatgttgtttAAGAATCTATTTAATAGttcttatatataaaatgaaataaactaGATGTTTTACAGAGCATACTATCTCATTCAAAAAATTACATgtacaaattaataattataataatcataattaagtacaatatctcacaaaaaattattaaatagataaattaatataactGAACAAATCCAACATAACACTAAATCAAGCTCACATTTGataagattttaatttatatgttttaaatttaaatatcatctttggtatatgaatattttgaattaaccaatatcttataaaaaaattgaaagataatCCTATTTCCAAAAAATACAATTAAGAACTCTAACATAAATTTGAATGAGATGTAAcgagcttaaaaaaaataataacttttatcAACTGGgaactaattaaaaaatctaCAACATGTACTATctcattttctaaaattcatctcacattatttttaaatgtaattaCATGTACaagttaataattataattgaaatcaaGTATTGCATCTCAtgtaaaaagaatttaaaaatacaaTCACATACCTTTTCTAAGAAAGTGTGaagatttttcttgaaattattcatattatatacatagagaagaattttgatggaaagaaaaattgtGTTATTGCTGAATATCAATAAGCAATTCTTATAAGCTCATATTTTCAATCCaaattacatatttatttaGTGAAGGAAAATCTTACTTATAAATTTAAGATCTATCACATCACTTAATAATGAAAGATCAGTGAcgttttatctttttcaattatgGGACGTGAATcgaaaagattttaatttcaCTCATCACTGAGttaacatttttaataaaaaatatgtttattaaattaaaaaatattttatttataaattcaaaacctactttatttcttaacGACGTGAAATTGATAACACAATAATAATACTAGCTGCATTGGAGGCCCACATCGGCCCAGCCTAGGTTGGATAGGGCCCAATATCCTTATCAtacttttcatataaaaaCCTCATATTATtcgaaattttaatttcaatttaagaattttcatttaaaagtataaataaaaaaaaagggggacAAATTTGCAAATTAGATAAGTAGTTAACTAACTGCCACGAGAGAAAGGAGCCAAAGGAGGTGAAGGGCGCTGGAACAAGGCCGAAAGAGCATACCAAAGAAAATGCTTCGCAATCGATCTTTCGTTTTCCTA containing:
- the LOC18608423 gene encoding lipoyl synthase 1, chloroplastic isoform X1 is translated as MSVSMSKPSISASIPIPKPSKPSWSYSQVKIRCESSDSASKIDVKRPQPTSLSAAGKLMESDAKNGPYPGGMPKMGPFTGRDPNVKKPEWLRQKAPQGQRFDDVKQSLSRLNLNTVCEEAQCPNIGECWNGGGDGIATATIMLLGDTCTRGCRFCAVKTSRNPAPPDPMEPENTAKAIASWGVDYIVLTSVDRDDLPDGGSGHFAETVQVMKKLKPEIMVECLTSDFRGDLKAVDILVHSGLDVFAHNIETVKRLQRIVRDPRAGYEQSLSVLRHAKLSKEGMITKSSIMLGLGETDDELKEALADLRAIDVDILTLGQYLQPTPLHLTVKEYVTPEKFAFWKEYGELIGFRYVASGPLVRSSYRAGELFVKTMVKERANNTAAPSN
- the LOC18608423 gene encoding lipoyl synthase, chloroplastic isoform X2 — translated: MESDAKNGPYPGGMPKMGPFTGRDPNVKKPEWLRQKAPQGQRFDDVKQSLSRLNLNTVCEEAQCPNIGECWNGGGDGIATATIMLLGDTCTRGCRFCAVKTSRNPAPPDPMEPENTAKAIASWGVDYIVLTSVDRDDLPDGGSGHFAETVQVMKKLKPEIMVECLTSDFRGDLKAVDILVHSGLDVFAHNIETVKRLQRIVRDPRAGYEQSLSVLRHAKLSKEGMITKSSIMLGLGETDDELKEALADLRAIDVDILTLGQYLQPTPLHLTVKEYVTPEKFAFWKEYGELIGFRYVASGPLVRSSYRAGELFVKTMVKERANNTAAPSN
- the LOC18608424 gene encoding uncharacterized protein LOC18608424; protein product: MAFLASSSTTSHSFTCSYSSSQFLSRPKIAGRPFRSSFLSIPHLIPRRPNLSRSITAAAAKSGGNAVPSKNQRENKKEVVEKDTEEVEVDVEEELPWIQEKALDLVEFTGSVTQAIPGPRVGTSSLPWILAVPLAYAGITFVIAFVKTVKKFTSPRHKRKKLVNKNAMLCKSIDELFQQGSDAIDQSALKGLVQKTGFSMEEILRKYIRYSLNEKPWSADLVASLIQLRKVSILDDSHVAEILNEISRRIVREKGPVVMDMSGFTEKGFKRKLAVQGLFGKVLYLSELPEFCSRDSSLIVKEIFGVTDEDADKLRLHTFSEAGDMDSLEKMVDSSDSEDSSEHSSDAA
- the LOC18608425 gene encoding mitochondrial intermembrane space import and assembly protein 40, with the translated sequence MGEMGQVQSDVAVAAAIDDQARIQQSSSLASMDSLIAEAAAFGNDENQSLDAQAQKALECPCVAELRNGACGVQFTEAFLCFLKSTVEEKGSDCVHPFIALQNCIKGNPDAFPKDILEEKDGDKKEEEPTQEYRIYPPIWLKESQSPKPKL